The sequence TATTTTTATCTATCTAGAGGGATAGTTCAAGACAGATTTGGAAATAAACCCAACCATGTCGCCCATGAGAATTTCCTCATATGCAATATTGTGGATTACGCTGCTGGAGACAAGTCAGGGTAAGTAATTCGTAGAGAAGACCTTTGTCTGCGAGTTCGCTCATGAAGTGCCCCATCCCTATCTCCATGTTATCCCATTTCCATCCCCACCCCACTGTCTCTCTGGCTTGTCTTCGAGGACAATGGATTCTCCGGTCGCCGACACGAATCGATCGGCTGCCTTTGCTCAAGCCCCGTCATCTACTTCATTTGTCCAAGGACTACCATTTCTGTCGCACCGGGAAGCAACAGCGTTCTCTAGGCCGAGACTCTGAAACTCCGTCTGAGACCGTTGTCTTCAGTATTCGTTTCCGCTTTCAAGGTTTGAAGTGCTACACGTGTGATCGCCGCTTCCACAACAACTGCGACACAGAGAAGGAGGTGACATCATGCATTCCAATCGTTCATGACAGCTGCCAGTCAATAGCAATAAAGTTTGAAAAAGGTATGTCATAGTCATGTCGGTTTTGGTCTGGTGGTGGCTACCTCACTTGCACTGTCCAGTGCAGCAGCCAGGtctattctatttctatttctcaCGATATAGCAGGAGCAACCTTGCCTAAGCCTCACGACGTTTAGCATTCATGTCATCCCCTTTGCTGGGCTAGCGCCTGGGCAATTTCATAGTTAATCGGATCAATCTTGCAGGATCATTCCGCCAGCGCGGACAATGTCACAAGTTGGCTGTTAAAGACTCCAGTCGCCAAACAGAGTGGCTGAACACAGATCCCCTATCAATCCTTCCTTGAGCACCCCGGGTAGATATTCTCACAGTGCATCAGCCAATACACTATGGCACACTGCAATAGAGAGCTTGTTGGGTGAGTCCGAGTGTTTCCACCTAGCAGATTCCGTCTCTTTAAGAACCATTTTCCAGCCAGGACGGCAGCACAACCTGACCATTGTTGAGGCCCATTCGTCCAGCCTGGAAATAGtcacaacatgtcacaataatgACATGGTACATTGGACAATGTGGATCAAATTTCTCGGTCTCATTTTCCAGGGACAAGGTTCGAAAAGAGATGCACCCGTAAGGCCTCCTGTGACGTTATCACCAAAGAGTGGCTGACCCATGGCTTGTGTAACAGACACATCGGATCAATGTGTGTCCATTGTTGTCAGACGGACAGATGTAACCTGGCGGATCCAACAGACTTGTTTGGTGGGACGGCGGGATTGAGTAATGCTGCGATATCGGTTTTGTTGCCGTTGGCGGTATCGTATGTGATAGGAAACTAATACAGATTATGTAAGAAGACACTCAAGCATAGAACCAAGGCGGCTCAATTCCATACACGTCTGATGCTTGTCTCAAACTTGCCAGCTTTCCTGGCACAACCTAACTAAC comes from Lineus longissimus chromosome 15, tnLinLong1.2, whole genome shotgun sequence and encodes:
- the LOC135499725 gene encoding uncharacterized protein LOC135499725 yields the protein MSPMRISSYAILWITLLETSQGLKCYTCDRRFHNNCDTEKEVTSCIPIVHDSCQSIAIKFEKGTRFEKRCTRKASCDVITKEWLTHGLCNRHIGSMCVHCCQTDRCNLADPTDLFGGTAGLSNAAISVLLPLAVSYVIGN